A single genomic interval of Homo sapiens chromosome 7, GRCh38.p14 Primary Assembly harbors:
- the IFT22 gene encoding intraflagellar transport protein 22 homolog isoform a (isoform a is encoded by transcript variant 1) translates to MLKAKILFVGPCESGKTVLANFLTESSDITEYSPTQGVRILEFENPHVTSNNKGTGCEFELWDCGGDAKFESCWPALMKDAHGVVIVFNADIPSHRKEMEMWYSCFVQQPSLQDTQCMLIAHHKPGSGDDKGSLSLSPPLNKLKLVHSNLEDDPEEIRMEFIKYLKSIINSMSESRDREEMSIMT, encoded by the exons AGTGGAAAAACTGTTTTGGCCAACTTTCTGACAGAATCTTCTGACATCACTGAATACAGCCCAACCCAAGGAGTGAG gatCCTAGAATTTGAGAACCCGCATGTTACCAGCAACAACAAAGGCACGGGCTGTGAATTCGAGCTATGGGACTGTGGTGGCGATGCTAA GTTTGAGTCCTGCTGGCCGGCCCTGATGAAGGATGCTCATGGAGTGGTGATCGTCTTCAATGCTGACATCCCAAGCCACCGGAAGGAAATGGAGATGTGGTATTCCTGCTTTGTCCAACAGCCGTCCTTACAGGACACACAGTGTATGCTAATTGCACACCACAAACCAGGCTCTGGAGATGATAAAGGAAGCCTGTCTTTGT CGCCACCCTTGAACAAGCTGAAGCTGGTGCACTCAAACCTGGAAGATGACCCTGAGGAGATCCGGATGGAAttcataaagtatttaaaaagcataatcaACTCCATGTCTGAGAGCAGAGACAGGGAGGAGATGTCAATTATGACCTAG
- the IFT22 gene encoding intraflagellar transport protein 22 homolog isoform c (isoform c is encoded by transcript variant 4), with protein MKDAHGVVIVFNADIPSHRKEMEMWYSCFVQQPSLQDTQCMLIAHHKPGSGDDKGSLSLSPPLNKLKLVHSNLEDDPEEIRMEFIKYLKSIINSMSESRDREEMSIMT; from the exons ATGAAGGATGCTCATGGAGTGGTGATCGTCTTCAATGCTGACATCCCAAGCCACCGGAAGGAAATGGAGATGTGGTATTCCTGCTTTGTCCAACAGCCGTCCTTACAGGACACACAGTGTATGCTAATTGCACACCACAAACCAGGCTCTGGAGATGATAAAGGAAGCCTGTCTTTGT CGCCACCCTTGAACAAGCTGAAGCTGGTGCACTCAAACCTGGAAGATGACCCTGAGGAGATCCGGATGGAAttcataaagtatttaaaaagcataatcaACTCCATGTCTGAGAGCAGAGACAGGGAGGAGATGTCAATTATGACCTAG
- the IFT22 gene encoding intraflagellar transport protein 22 homolog isoform b (isoform b is encoded by transcript variant 2), whose product MLKAKILFVGPCESGKTVLANFLTESSDITEYSPTQGVRFESCWPALMKDAHGVVIVFNADIPSHRKEMEMWYSCFVQQPSLQDTQCMLIAHHKPGSGDDKGSLSLSPPLNKLKLVHSNLEDDPEEIRMEFIKYLKSIINSMSESRDREEMSIMT is encoded by the exons AGTGGAAAAACTGTTTTGGCCAACTTTCTGACAGAATCTTCTGACATCACTGAATACAGCCCAACCCAAGGAGTGAG GTTTGAGTCCTGCTGGCCGGCCCTGATGAAGGATGCTCATGGAGTGGTGATCGTCTTCAATGCTGACATCCCAAGCCACCGGAAGGAAATGGAGATGTGGTATTCCTGCTTTGTCCAACAGCCGTCCTTACAGGACACACAGTGTATGCTAATTGCACACCACAAACCAGGCTCTGGAGATGATAAAGGAAGCCTGTCTTTGT CGCCACCCTTGAACAAGCTGAAGCTGGTGCACTCAAACCTGGAAGATGACCCTGAGGAGATCCGGATGGAAttcataaagtatttaaaaagcataatcaACTCCATGTCTGAGAGCAGAGACAGGGAGGAGATGTCAATTATGACCTAG